In Quercus lobata isolate SW786 chromosome 12, ValleyOak3.0 Primary Assembly, whole genome shotgun sequence, a genomic segment contains:
- the LOC115970745 gene encoding protein LITTLE ZIPPER 2-like: MCTGNTEKKIPSGLVRSFERKQRSKRSGVEVHRHTRRCEEEEEKDLELKNLKLYLENKSIIEENEKLRRKACLLHQENLALMNEFQKKFPHWERSSSTLISSSQTLISHENK; encoded by the exons atgTGTACCGGCAACACTGAGAAGAAGATTCCATCTGGTCTAGTCCGTTCTTTTGAAAGAAAGCAAAGATCAAAGCGATCTGGAGTTGAAGTTCACAGGCATACCAG AAGATGTGAAGAAGAGGAGGAGAAGGATTTGGAACTAAAGAACCTGAAGCTATATTTGGAGAACAAAAGTATAATTGAAGAGAATGAAAAGCTGAGGAGAAAGGCTTGTCTTCTTCACCAAGAGAACTTAGCCTTAATGAATGAGTTTCAGAAGAAATTCCCCCATTGGGAACGTTCCTCCTCCACCCTTATTTCTTCTTCACAAACACTGATATCACACGAAAACAAGTGa
- the LOC115969883 gene encoding uncharacterized protein LOC115969883, with product MAITTLFYPPKLSFPHRPTRQVSSSTPHSKTQTQVQTRTRNSINHGTIQNPKTTMAAALLGAGLTLTLVGPTSAAELPSLLLLGSTSLQLSEPTNALSLPTWAIHVSSVVEWITAMALVWQYGEQSGYESWKGLSWGMVPLLGGAFCACTWHFFYNSESLEVLVALQAALTVIGNATMCIAAYRIYKSSEKSSKSL from the exons ATGGCTATCACCACCTTATTCTACCCTCCAAAACTCAGCTTTCCTCACAGACCCACAAGACAAGTTTCTTCTTCTACCCCACATTCAAAGACCCAAACCCAAGTTCAGACCCGCACCCGGAATTCCATCAATCACGGTACCATCCAGAACCCGAAGACCACCATGGCTGCTGCTCTGTTAGGAGCTGGTTTGACCTTGACCCTGGTGGGACCCACCTCAGCTGCGGAGTTACCGTCCTTGCTGCTGCTGGGTTCTACTTCTCTGCAACTCAGTGAGCCCACCAATGCTCTGTCCTTGCCCACCTGGGCTATACACGTGTCCAGTGTGGTTGAATG gATTACAGCAATGGCTTTGGTGTGGCAATATGGGGAGCAATCTGGGTATGAGTCTTGGAAAGGACTCTCCTGGGGTATG GTACCCCTTCTTGGTGGAGCATTTTGTGCATGCACTTGGCATTTCTTTTATAATTCTGAGTCTCTTGAG GTATTAGTGGCTCTTCAGGCAGCACTAACAGTAATAGGTAATGCCACGATGTGTATCGCTGCCTACCGCATATACAAATCATCAGAGAAAAGCTCCAAGAGTCTCTGA
- the LOC115970283 gene encoding uncharacterized protein LOC115970283: MLNGKFVKARESQHYWGFPEPRFDPVTRTMVPGFEILLDCNNNVPRLKKEDTTWVPTDWANYMDPDAMTTLLGDPICNIEEEEERGRGAAPSDDEHGSDDKNDSSSDSSSSDTRHDDDDNNTDSKSNSNKDYDSPYSSNDWGEPLSDREDEDVDLFYEEYDNDVDYYDENIEDDAKANRWSDTDND, from the exons ATGTTGAATGGGAAATTTGTAAAAGCTAGAGAAAGTCAACACTATTGGGGATTCCCTGAACCGAGATTTGATCCTGTGACAAGGACAATGGTGCCTGGGTTTGAAATACTACTTGATTGCAACAACAACGTTCcaagattgaagaaagaagatacAACTTGGGTCCCTACTGATTGGGCTAATTACATGGACCCTGATGCCATGACTACACTTCTTGGAGATCCTATTTGcaatatagaagaagaagaaga ACGAGGAAGGGGAGCAGCCCCTAGTGATGATGAGCATGGAAGTGATGACAAGAATGATAGTAGTAGTGATAGCAGCAGCAGTGACACTAgacatgatgatgatgacaacaACACCGATAGTAAGAGTAATAGCAACAAGGATTATGATAGCCCATACAGTAGCAATGATTGGGGTGAACCCCTTAGTGATAGAGAAGATGAAGACGTAGATCTTTTTTATGAAGAATATGATAATGATGTGGACTACTATGATGAAAATATTGAAGATGACGCCAAAGCTAACAGGTGGAGTGACACTGATAATGACTAA